The Comamonas sp. lk genome contains the following window.
CTCTTGGATGCGCAAGCAGTGCTGAAGTCAGCTTTGGCAACTGGGCAGGCAAGCCGCTGGCCTGAGCTGCATCTTTATCAAACGATGGCTGAGAAGGGTGAGCCTCAACTGCAGTTGCAAAGGCTCAATGCTTTTATGGTGGCCTTTGGCTTGCCAGCGCTGGAGCTTCGCGATGGAAGTATCGCTCCAAGCCCTTGCAATGTGATGCTCTCGAAAGAGCTGCCGTCCTGCAACGGCCCTTTGGTCAGTGTGCTGATGACGACTTTTCGAACCAAGGAGCGCGCCAGCGTTGCAATCGAATCCTTGCTGAATCAGAGCTACCGCAATCTAGAAATCATTGTGGTGGACGACGCTAGCGGCGATGAAACGCCAGATTTTGTCGATGCATGGGCCCGTCGGGATGCTCGCGTGCGGCTGTTGCGGCTGGACACTAATGGGGGTACCTATCTGGCCAAGAGCATGGGGTTGCAGTTGGCGCGTGGCGAGTTTGTGACTTGCCATGACTCGGATGATTGGTCGCATCCGCTGAAGATTGAACTGCAGGTGCGGCCACTGCTCGAAGATGCTTCGCTGGTGGCAACAACCTCGCATTGGGTGCGAATGACGGATGACGGTATGTTCTATGCACGGCCCGTCCATTCCCTGATGAGGTTGAATCCATCGTCGCCACTGTTCCGGCGCGAGCTCGTTTTACAACGCATGGGGGCCTGGGATTGCGTCCGAACGGGGGCAGACAGCGAGTTTCTTGCACGCCTGCGCTTGGTGTTTGGCAAGAGGGCCATTAAGCGAATTGCGAAGCCACTGGCGTTGGGGTCGCACCGCGTAGGCTCATTAATGACGGCCGGTGACACCGGTTATTCTGAAACCGGTGTATCGCCCCAGCGGCTTGCCTATTGGGAGGCATGGTCCGCTTGGCACCTAGACTGTTTGCGGCACGATGAATTGCCTTGTTTGCCACTGGATATGCAGGCGCTTGCCAAGGACCGCCCGTTTCCCGCACCTGCCGAAATTTGTGTGAGTGCGCAGCAAAAAGAAACGACACAAGGACAAATGTGGTTGCAAGCCCACTGTCACTAGCAGTGCTGCATTCTTTAGTCATCACACTGTGAATCAAAAAATCGGCATTTTTTCTGCTGGAATTCTGAGGATTCCACTTCTCTCTGTGTTGCTCAAGGCAACGCCGGAGCGTGCACGCCCTTGGCGCAGATTAGTCGTGGATGTGATCGCAGGCTGGGGGCTGCGCCCAAGCACTAAGAAAGCTTTGCGCTATGCCCGCAAGCATGGGCTCCCTTATCTGGCACTGGAGGATGGTTTCCTACGCTCTTTCGGTACGGGCGAGTATTACCCGCCGCTATCGCTGGTAGTTGATGACGAAGGCATTTACTACGATTGCACCCGGCCTAGCGCGTTGGAGCGTTTGCTGTGCAGCGATGCAGATGTGCTGGCCCCAGACGCAGCGCCGGTGCGCCAAGCGCGCGCCGCGCTGCTTTCGGCTGGTTTGAGCAAATACAACCACGCGCCGGATTTGCCTGAAGGCGTTTTGCGTACCAGCGATGTGCTGCGGGTGCTGGTGGTGGATCAGACAGCAGGCGATATGAGTGTGAAGCTGGGTGGGGCAGATGCTACAACCTTTAAGGCAATGCTCGCCGCCGCGCAGGCTGAGAACCCCAACGCCACCGTGTATGTCAAGACTCACCCGGAAGTGTCCTCCGGCCGCAAGAGGGGTTATCTGGCAGATGTGCAGCCTGAGGAGCGCACCGTATTGCTGCGCGATGCAGTGAACCCTATGAGTTTGATCGCCCAGATGGATAAGGTCTACGCTGTCAGCTCCACCATGGGATTTGAAGCCTTGCTGGCAGGTAAGCCGGTGACTTGCTTTGGTGTGCCTTGGTACGCAGGCTGGGGGGTGACGGATGATCGTCAGATGCAGCATCCTGCTATGGCTCGGCGTGCTGTTCAGCGGCGCACGGTTGATGAACTGTTTGCTGCAGCCTATATGCACTACACGCGCTACCTGAATCCGGAAACGCGGCAGTTGGGTTCCATTACGGATGTGATGGAGTGGCTGGAGTGCCAGCGGAGGATGGCAAGGCGCTTTTCCGGTCGAATGATTTGCATAGCGTTTCCGCGCTGGCGTGCGTGGAACTTTAAAGAAAGGCTTTCCTTGCATCAGGGCCGGGTGCTGTTTGTTCGTCATGCAGCAGCGGCTGCCAAGTTGCAGCCGGCAGGTGCAGATTGCTTGGTCTGCTGGGGTAGGGTGCCGCCCGACGGAGTGCAGGAGTTGGCTGAGGCATCCGGCGTTCGCCTGCTGCACATGGAGGACGGCTTTGTGCGCTCCGTAGGCCTGGGCTCGGACTTGATTGCGCCGCATTCCTTTGTGCTGGATGCGCAAGGCATTTATTTCGACCCAATCCAGCCTTCCGAACTGGAGGACTTGCTCAATACGCGGGCTTTCACCGCTCAGGATCTGGAGCGTGCCAGGAATGTGCGCGCTTTCATCGTCAAGCACGGCATTACCAAGTACAACCTGGAACCAAATCTTTCCGTGGATTGGCCGATAAATGACAAGCAAGTGGTTTTGGTGCCGGGCCAGGTGGAGGATGATGCTTCCATTCGTTTTGGTTGCGATGTCAAGGGCGTACATACCAACTTGGGCTTGGTTCAGGCTGCGCGATTAGCGTTCCCCTCAGCGTTCATCGTCTTCAAGCCGCACCCCGATGTCAGCAGCGGCAATCGCAATGGGCATGTCGACAAGGCTCAAGTGTTGAAACATGCCGATTACATAGAGCTTGATGCTTCGGTCGTCAGTTGTATCGAGGCTTGCGATGCAGTGGTGACGATGACGTCTTTGACGGGCTTTGATGCCTTACTTCGTGGCAAACATGTGTTGGTGCATGGTCGGCCTTTTTACGCAGGCTGGGGGCTGACCGAGGATGTGCTGCCGGTTCCAAGGCGGAAAAGACAACTTTCGATAGATGAATTAGTT
Protein-coding sequences here:
- a CDS encoding glycosyltransferase family A protein produces the protein MLRALTHLGKGEFAKSLAAVDRGWSGLNSWQPLAYYRLGMYRTVADMPLPSGDWRYAFPQLVSLAACGQHEQARSLMQTLHWHRLPQPLRQRLRVSMADALAPLMPLEALQLFETGGERTAAHPALHAALLLCNGRLLDAQAVLKSALATGQASRWPELHLYQTMAEKGEPQLQLQRLNAFMVAFGLPALELRDGSIAPSPCNVMLSKELPSCNGPLVSVLMTTFRTKERASVAIESLLNQSYRNLEIIVVDDASGDETPDFVDAWARRDARVRLLRLDTNGGTYLAKSMGLQLARGEFVTCHDSDDWSHPLKIELQVRPLLEDASLVATTSHWVRMTDDGMFYARPVHSLMRLNPSSPLFRRELVLQRMGAWDCVRTGADSEFLARLRLVFGKRAIKRIAKPLALGSHRVGSLMTAGDTGYSETGVSPQRLAYWEAWSAWHLDCLRHDELPCLPLDMQALAKDRPFPAPAEICVSAQQKETTQGQMWLQAHCH
- a CDS encoding capsular polysaccharide biosynthesis protein, yielding MNQKIGIFSAGILRIPLLSVLLKATPERARPWRRLVVDVIAGWGLRPSTKKALRYARKHGLPYLALEDGFLRSFGTGEYYPPLSLVVDDEGIYYDCTRPSALERLLCSDADVLAPDAAPVRQARAALLSAGLSKYNHAPDLPEGVLRTSDVLRVLVVDQTAGDMSVKLGGADATTFKAMLAAAQAENPNATVYVKTHPEVSSGRKRGYLADVQPEERTVLLRDAVNPMSLIAQMDKVYAVSSTMGFEALLAGKPVTCFGVPWYAGWGVTDDRQMQHPAMARRAVQRRTVDELFAAAYMHYTRYLNPETRQLGSITDVMEWLECQRRMARRFSGRMICIAFPRWRAWNFKERLSLHQGRVLFVRHAAAAAKLQPAGADCLVCWGRVPPDGVQELAEASGVRLLHMEDGFVRSVGLGSDLIAPHSFVLDAQGIYFDPIQPSELEDLLNTRAFTAQDLERARNVRAFIVKHGITKYNLEPNLSVDWPINDKQVVLVPGQVEDDASIRFGCDVKGVHTNLGLVQAARLAFPSAFIVFKPHPDVSSGNRNGHVDKAQVLKHADYIELDASVVSCIEACDAVVTMTSLTGFDALLRGKHVLVHGRPFYAGWGLTEDVLPVPRRKRQLSIDELVAGALLHYPLYWDPLLKGYTTCEAVLLRLLEERDARVADGSLQKLRYGSIRRKLRKITILLQSSFFKNK